A region of Syngnathoides biaculeatus isolate LvHL_M chromosome 20, ASM1980259v1, whole genome shotgun sequence DNA encodes the following proteins:
- the LOC133493888 gene encoding gastrula zinc finger protein XlCGF57.1-like isoform X1: MAEPMLDAVCSLVFILFFVIGRKLVAAARTDAEPRPTRFRTVWISPWWSRDVSKNLHPELQQSVSRHIKEEAQEEIMHVPSTGVHLKSKYAGHSEERQGAELPKSVKMCARTTGEYKEELCGPKKEEEPQRHLLDAVFNLQPRIVLCRADVSENLHPEQQQSVLCHVKEEEEGEEVQCIKEEEEGVRHMKEEEQEETFERSQTDGHDDDDHEQSEGDMTCHSANECWECSQCRKTFASMRYLKNHMKIHTGKKPFACSVCGKKFTRKEHLKIHKRTHTGEKPFSCAVCDQRFTEKGKLRIHTRTHTGEKPFSCTVCGQRFTRKEQLKIHTRSHTGEKPFSCPVCDKRFTEKGQLKSHTRTHTGEKPFSCAVCGQRFTQKECLKRHTRTHTGEKPFTCSICGKSFTQNASLKRHTRTHTGEKPFSCSVCGQSFSQKGKLELHTRTHTGEKHFFLLNLWSEIHSKGIPKIHTRNHTGEKPFSCSICGKRFAVKVTLKIHTRTHTGENPFFCSVCGQRFTQKGSPKIHTRMHSGKKPFSCTVCGQRFTRKEPLEIHTRTHTGEKPFFCSVCGQRFTQKDL; encoded by the exons atggcggaaccaatgttggatgcagtgtgcagtctagtttttattctattctTTGTCATTGGTCGAAAGCTTGTGGCTGCAGCAAGAACGGATGCTGAGCCACGACCGACCCGTTTCAGGACAGTCTGGATTAGTCCCTGGTGGTCTCGTG ATGTCAGTAAAAATCTTCATCCAGAGCTGCAGCAGTCTGTGTCccgtcacatcaaagaggaagcgCAGGAAGAAATCATGCATGTTCCATCAactggtgtccatttgaagagtAAATATGCAGGGCACAGTGAGGAGAGACAAGGGGCAGAGCTTCCAA AAAGTGTGAAGATGTGTGCAAGAACGACTGGAGAGTACAAGGAAGAACTTTGTGgaccaaaaaaggaggaggagccacaaCGTCACCTACTGGACGCTGTGTTCAATCTGCAGCCTCGAATTGTCCTATGCAGAGCAG ATGTCAGTGAAAATCTTCATCCAGAGCAACAGCAGTCAGTGTTGTGTCAcgtcaaagaggaagaggagggtgaaGAGGTACAatgcatcaaagaggaggaggaaggggtccgacacatgaaagaggaagagcaggaagaaaCCTTTGAAAGATCACAAACAGAcggtcatgatgatgatgatcatgaaCAATCGGAAGGTGATATGACATGTCATAGTGCCAACGAATGCTGGGAATGTTCTCAGTGTAGGAAAACCTTTGCTTCTATGAGGTATTTAAAAAAtcacatgaaaatacacacaggtaagaagccttttgcatgctcagtttgtggtaaaaaattCACACGGAAggaacacttaaaaatacacaaaaggacacacactggtgagaaacctttttcctgcgcagtttgtgatcaaagattcactgagaagggaaaattaagaatacacacaagaacacacactggtgagaaacctttttcctgcacagtttgcggtcaaagattcactcggaaggagcagttaaaaatacacacaagatcacacactggtgagaaacctttttcatgtccagtttgtgataaacgattcactgagaagggacagttaaaaagccacacaagaacacacactggtgagaaacctttttcctgcgcagtgtgtggtcaaagattcactcagaaggaatgcttaaaaagacacacaaggacgcacactggtgagaaaccgtttacatgctcaatttgtggtaaaAGCTTCACTCAGAATGcaagtttaaaaagacacacaagaacacacactggtgagaagcctttttcctgctctgttTGTGGTCAAAGTTTCTCTCAGAAAGGAAAGTTAGaactacacacaagaacacacactggcgagaaacatttttttttgctaaatttgTGGTCAGAGATTCACTCAAAAGGAATACCTAAAATACATACAAGAAatcacactggtgagaaacctttttcctgctcaatttgtggtaaaagatttgCTGTGAAGGTAacgttaaaaatacacacaagaacacacactggagagaatccttttttctgttctgtttgtgGTCAGAGATTCACTCAAAAGGGATctccaaaaatacacacaagaatgcaCAGTGGgaagaaacctttttcctgcacagtttgtggtcaaagattcactcggaaggaaCCCTtagaaatacacacaagaacacacaccggagagaaaccttttttctgctctgtttgtggtcagagattcactcagaaggatctctaa
- the LOC133493888 gene encoding gastrula zinc finger protein XlCGF57.1-like isoform X4, translating to MCARTTGEYKEELCGPKKEEEPQRHLLDAVFNLQPRIVLCRADVSENLHPEQQQSVLCHVKEEEEGEEVQCIKEEEEGVRHMKEEEQEETFERSQTDGHDDDDHEQSEGDMTCHSANECWECSQCRKTFASMRYLKNHMKIHTGKKPFACSVCGKKFTRKEHLKIHKRTHTGEKPFSCAVCDQRFTEKGKLRIHTRTHTGEKPFSCTVCGQRFTRKEQLKIHTRSHTGEKPFSCPVCDKRFTEKGQLKSHTRTHTGEKPFSCAVCGQRFTQKECLKRHTRTHTGEKPFTCSICGKSFTQNASLKRHTRTHTGEKPFSCSVCGQSFSQKGKLELHTRTHTGEKHFFLLNLWSEIHSKGIPKIHTRNHTGEKPFSCSICGKRFAVKVTLKIHTRTHTGENPFFCSVCGQRFTQKGSPKIHTRMHSGKKPFSCTVCGQRFTRKEPLEIHTRTHTGEKPFFCSVCGQRFTQKDL from the exons ATGTGTGCAAGAACGACTGGAGAGTACAAGGAAGAACTTTGTGgaccaaaaaaggaggaggagccacaaCGTCACCTACTGGACGCTGTGTTCAATCTGCAGCCTCGAATTGTCCTATGCAGAGCAG ATGTCAGTGAAAATCTTCATCCAGAGCAACAGCAGTCAGTGTTGTGTCAcgtcaaagaggaagaggagggtgaaGAGGTACAatgcatcaaagaggaggaggaaggggtccgacacatgaaagaggaagagcaggaagaaaCCTTTGAAAGATCACAAACAGAcggtcatgatgatgatgatcatgaaCAATCGGAAGGTGATATGACATGTCATAGTGCCAACGAATGCTGGGAATGTTCTCAGTGTAGGAAAACCTTTGCTTCTATGAGGTATTTAAAAAAtcacatgaaaatacacacaggtaagaagccttttgcatgctcagtttgtggtaaaaaattCACACGGAAggaacacttaaaaatacacaaaaggacacacactggtgagaaacctttttcctgcgcagtttgtgatcaaagattcactgagaagggaaaattaagaatacacacaagaacacacactggtgagaaacctttttcctgcacagtttgcggtcaaagattcactcggaaggagcagttaaaaatacacacaagatcacacactggtgagaaacctttttcatgtccagtttgtgataaacgattcactgagaagggacagttaaaaagccacacaagaacacacactggtgagaaacctttttcctgcgcagtgtgtggtcaaagattcactcagaaggaatgcttaaaaagacacacaaggacgcacactggtgagaaaccgtttacatgctcaatttgtggtaaaAGCTTCACTCAGAATGcaagtttaaaaagacacacaagaacacacactggtgagaagcctttttcctgctctgttTGTGGTCAAAGTTTCTCTCAGAAAGGAAAGTTAGaactacacacaagaacacacactggcgagaaacatttttttttgctaaatttgTGGTCAGAGATTCACTCAAAAGGAATACCTAAAATACATACAAGAAatcacactggtgagaaacctttttcctgctcaatttgtggtaaaagatttgCTGTGAAGGTAacgttaaaaatacacacaagaacacacactggagagaatccttttttctgttctgtttgtgGTCAGAGATTCACTCAAAAGGGATctccaaaaatacacacaagaatgcaCAGTGGgaagaaacctttttcctgcacagtttgtggtcaaagattcactcggaaggaaCCCTtagaaatacacacaagaacacacaccggagagaaaccttttttctgctctgtttgtggtcagagattcactcagaaggatctctaa
- the LOC133493888 gene encoding gastrula zinc finger protein XlCGF57.1-like isoform X2, protein MSDFCFMFLGPGPFFLVSFVPSSCWPAFPLYDHCLALNLPKIHTYVSASCIWVPPSTNFIIISESVKMCARTTGEYKEELCGPKKEEEPQRHLLDAVFNLQPRIVLCRADVSENLHPEQQQSVLCHVKEEEEGEEVQCIKEEEEGVRHMKEEEQEETFERSQTDGHDDDDHEQSEGDMTCHSANECWECSQCRKTFASMRYLKNHMKIHTGKKPFACSVCGKKFTRKEHLKIHKRTHTGEKPFSCAVCDQRFTEKGKLRIHTRTHTGEKPFSCTVCGQRFTRKEQLKIHTRSHTGEKPFSCPVCDKRFTEKGQLKSHTRTHTGEKPFSCAVCGQRFTQKECLKRHTRTHTGEKPFTCSICGKSFTQNASLKRHTRTHTGEKPFSCSVCGQSFSQKGKLELHTRTHTGEKHFFLLNLWSEIHSKGIPKIHTRNHTGEKPFSCSICGKRFAVKVTLKIHTRTHTGENPFFCSVCGQRFTQKGSPKIHTRMHSGKKPFSCTVCGQRFTRKEPLEIHTRTHTGEKPFFCSVCGQRFTQKDL, encoded by the exons ATGTctgatttttgtttcatgtttttgggaccagGCCCTTTTTTCCTTGTGAGTTTTGTACCGTCGTCCTGTTGGCCTGCCTTCCCCCTGTACGACCACTGCCTGGCATTAAACCTTCCCAAAATCCACACTTATGTCTCAGCTTCCTGCATCTGGGTTCCACCCTCCACCAATTTCATCATAATATCAG AAAGTGTGAAGATGTGTGCAAGAACGACTGGAGAGTACAAGGAAGAACTTTGTGgaccaaaaaaggaggaggagccacaaCGTCACCTACTGGACGCTGTGTTCAATCTGCAGCCTCGAATTGTCCTATGCAGAGCAG ATGTCAGTGAAAATCTTCATCCAGAGCAACAGCAGTCAGTGTTGTGTCAcgtcaaagaggaagaggagggtgaaGAGGTACAatgcatcaaagaggaggaggaaggggtccgacacatgaaagaggaagagcaggaagaaaCCTTTGAAAGATCACAAACAGAcggtcatgatgatgatgatcatgaaCAATCGGAAGGTGATATGACATGTCATAGTGCCAACGAATGCTGGGAATGTTCTCAGTGTAGGAAAACCTTTGCTTCTATGAGGTATTTAAAAAAtcacatgaaaatacacacaggtaagaagccttttgcatgctcagtttgtggtaaaaaattCACACGGAAggaacacttaaaaatacacaaaaggacacacactggtgagaaacctttttcctgcgcagtttgtgatcaaagattcactgagaagggaaaattaagaatacacacaagaacacacactggtgagaaacctttttcctgcacagtttgcggtcaaagattcactcggaaggagcagttaaaaatacacacaagatcacacactggtgagaaacctttttcatgtccagtttgtgataaacgattcactgagaagggacagttaaaaagccacacaagaacacacactggtgagaaacctttttcctgcgcagtgtgtggtcaaagattcactcagaaggaatgcttaaaaagacacacaaggacgcacactggtgagaaaccgtttacatgctcaatttgtggtaaaAGCTTCACTCAGAATGcaagtttaaaaagacacacaagaacacacactggtgagaagcctttttcctgctctgttTGTGGTCAAAGTTTCTCTCAGAAAGGAAAGTTAGaactacacacaagaacacacactggcgagaaacatttttttttgctaaatttgTGGTCAGAGATTCACTCAAAAGGAATACCTAAAATACATACAAGAAatcacactggtgagaaacctttttcctgctcaatttgtggtaaaagatttgCTGTGAAGGTAacgttaaaaatacacacaagaacacacactggagagaatccttttttctgttctgtttgtgGTCAGAGATTCACTCAAAAGGGATctccaaaaatacacacaagaatgcaCAGTGGgaagaaacctttttcctgcacagtttgtggtcaaagattcactcggaaggaaCCCTtagaaatacacacaagaacacacaccggagagaaaccttttttctgctctgtttgtggtcagagattcactcagaaggatctctaa
- the LOC133493888 gene encoding gastrula zinc finger protein XlCGF57.1-like isoform X3, which yields MFDPCDTNRCYLVSLLEMLATHNNRRKNNDTSGALEESVKMCARTTGEYKEELCGPKKEEEPQRHLLDAVFNLQPRIVLCRADVSENLHPEQQQSVLCHVKEEEEGEEVQCIKEEEEGVRHMKEEEQEETFERSQTDGHDDDDHEQSEGDMTCHSANECWECSQCRKTFASMRYLKNHMKIHTGKKPFACSVCGKKFTRKEHLKIHKRTHTGEKPFSCAVCDQRFTEKGKLRIHTRTHTGEKPFSCTVCGQRFTRKEQLKIHTRSHTGEKPFSCPVCDKRFTEKGQLKSHTRTHTGEKPFSCAVCGQRFTQKECLKRHTRTHTGEKPFTCSICGKSFTQNASLKRHTRTHTGEKPFSCSVCGQSFSQKGKLELHTRTHTGEKHFFLLNLWSEIHSKGIPKIHTRNHTGEKPFSCSICGKRFAVKVTLKIHTRTHTGENPFFCSVCGQRFTQKGSPKIHTRMHSGKKPFSCTVCGQRFTRKEPLEIHTRTHTGEKPFFCSVCGQRFTQKDL from the exons ATGTTTGATCCTTGTGACACAAATAGATGCTATTTGGTGTCATTGCTTGAGATGTTGGCAACACACAAcaacagaaggaaaaacaacGACACGTCTGGAGCTTTAGAAG AAAGTGTGAAGATGTGTGCAAGAACGACTGGAGAGTACAAGGAAGAACTTTGTGgaccaaaaaaggaggaggagccacaaCGTCACCTACTGGACGCTGTGTTCAATCTGCAGCCTCGAATTGTCCTATGCAGAGCAG ATGTCAGTGAAAATCTTCATCCAGAGCAACAGCAGTCAGTGTTGTGTCAcgtcaaagaggaagaggagggtgaaGAGGTACAatgcatcaaagaggaggaggaaggggtccgacacatgaaagaggaagagcaggaagaaaCCTTTGAAAGATCACAAACAGAcggtcatgatgatgatgatcatgaaCAATCGGAAGGTGATATGACATGTCATAGTGCCAACGAATGCTGGGAATGTTCTCAGTGTAGGAAAACCTTTGCTTCTATGAGGTATTTAAAAAAtcacatgaaaatacacacaggtaagaagccttttgcatgctcagtttgtggtaaaaaattCACACGGAAggaacacttaaaaatacacaaaaggacacacactggtgagaaacctttttcctgcgcagtttgtgatcaaagattcactgagaagggaaaattaagaatacacacaagaacacacactggtgagaaacctttttcctgcacagtttgcggtcaaagattcactcggaaggagcagttaaaaatacacacaagatcacacactggtgagaaacctttttcatgtccagtttgtgataaacgattcactgagaagggacagttaaaaagccacacaagaacacacactggtgagaaacctttttcctgcgcagtgtgtggtcaaagattcactcagaaggaatgcttaaaaagacacacaaggacgcacactggtgagaaaccgtttacatgctcaatttgtggtaaaAGCTTCACTCAGAATGcaagtttaaaaagacacacaagaacacacactggtgagaagcctttttcctgctctgttTGTGGTCAAAGTTTCTCTCAGAAAGGAAAGTTAGaactacacacaagaacacacactggcgagaaacatttttttttgctaaatttgTGGTCAGAGATTCACTCAAAAGGAATACCTAAAATACATACAAGAAatcacactggtgagaaacctttttcctgctcaatttgtggtaaaagatttgCTGTGAAGGTAacgttaaaaatacacacaagaacacacactggagagaatccttttttctgttctgtttgtgGTCAGAGATTCACTCAAAAGGGATctccaaaaatacacacaagaatgcaCAGTGGgaagaaacctttttcctgcacagtttgtggtcaaagattcactcggaaggaaCCCTtagaaatacacacaagaacacacaccggagagaaaccttttttctgctctgtttgtggtcagagattcactcagaaggatctctaa
- the LOC133493910 gene encoding LOW QUALITY PROTEIN: zinc finger protein 182-like (The sequence of the model RefSeq protein was modified relative to this genomic sequence to represent the inferred CDS: deleted 1 base in 1 codon), whose translation MKNLKNHMKIHTGEKPFPCSVCGKKFTQKGNLKKHTRTHTGEKPFSCAVCGQRFTQKERLKKHTRTHTGEKPFACAICGQRFTRKEQLKIHTRTHTGEKPFSIAVCDKQFTEKGQLKNHTRTHTGEKLFCCAVCGQRFSVKKSLKIHTRTHTGEKPLSYPVCDERFTEKGKLKIHTRTHTGEQPFTCSICGQSFTQNRSLKRHTRTHTSEKPFSCSVCGQSFSQKGKLGLHTRTHTGEKPFSCSVCGQGFSQKGNLELHTRMHSGEKPFSCSICGQRFAVKARLKIHRRTRTGEKPFFCSICGQRFTQKGSLKIHTRMHTGEKPFSCGICGQRFTRKGTLKIHTRTHTGDKPSSCSLCDQRFSSKCQAEKGKAIITKL comes from the exons atgaagaatttaaaaaatcacatgaaaatacacacaggtgagaagccttttccatgctcagtttgtggtaaaaaattcacacagaagggaaacttaaaaaaacacacaaggacacacactggtgagaaacctttttcttgcGCAgtgtgtggtcaaagattcactcagaaggaacgcttaaaaaaacacacaaggacacacactggtgagaaaccgttTGCCTGTgcaatttgtggtcaaagattcactcggaaagagcagttaaaaatacacacaaggacacacactggtgagaaacctttttccatcgcagtttgtgataaacaattcactgagaagggacagtta aaaaaccacacaagaacacacactggtgagaaacttTTTTGCTGCgcagtttgtggccaaagattctctgtcaagaaaagcttaaaaatacatacaagaacccacactggtgagaaacctctTTCATATCCAGTTTGTGATgaaagattcactgagaagggtaaattaaaaatacacacaagaacacacactggtgagcaACCTTTTAcatgctcaatttgtggtcaaAGCTTCACTCAGAATAgaagtttaaaaagacacacaaggacacacaccagtgagaagcctttttcctgctctgttTGTGGTCAAAGTTTCTCTCAGAAGGGAAAGTTAGGactacacacaagaacacacactggtgagaagcctttttcctgctctgttTGTGGTCAAGGTTTCTCTCAGAAGGGAAACTTAGAACTACACACAAGAATGCActctggtgagaaacctttttcctgctcaatttgtggtcaaagattcgcTGTGAAGGCAAGGTTAAAAATACACAGAAGAACACGcaccggagagaaaccttttttctgCTCTATTTGTGGTCAGAGATTCACTCAAAAGGGATctctaaaaatacacacaagaatgcacactggtgagaaacctttttcctgcggcatttgtggtcaaagattcactcggaagggaaccttaaaaatacacaccagaacccacactggtgacaAACCTTCTTCGTGCTCTCTTTGTGATCAAAGATTTTCTTCTAAGTGTCAGGCTGAGAAAGGAAAAGCCATCATCACGAAGCTGTAA